The genomic window CAGGCCGGGCGCATGCTCATCGCACAACTGCAGGGCGCCGGCCACGTGGAGCACATTCTCCCTTCACCGCAGCTCATCCTACGCCGGAGCATCGCCCCACCGCGCACGTCGAGACCAAACGGCTCGGCCTGACAATCGTACGGATCACAAAAGGAGGGATGCCTATCGAGGATCGCTATTGCTCTTTTGTGCAAGACCCAATGCACGCGCTTAATTTCAGCTCAAGATTAGACAGAGACCGTTACTTCAAAAATCCAGGAGGATTCCATGACTGTTGTACGTAAACCTGCTTTGTGGGCGTCCGCGCTGCTCGTCGGCGCGCTCGCCGCGACGACGTTTGCCGCTTCTCCCGCACAAGCTGCTGACCCTCAGCAAGGCGGCGCCAAGTGGTGCCAAGGAGTGCGCATCCGCTTCTTCGTGGGCGGCGACCCCGGCGATGCCTTCGCCTCGATCGTCTACAAAGGCGCGCAGCAAGCCGAGGCCGATCTCGGCCCGAAGGTGGAATACGTCTTCTCCGGCTGGCAGCCTGAAAAGATGGTCTCGCAGTTGCGCGACGCTATCGCCGCCAAGCCGGACGGCATCGCGATGATGGGCCACGCCGGCGACGACGCCATCATGCCGTTGGCTGAACAGGCCTCCAAAGCCGGCATCATCATGATGTATCAGAACGTGGACGTACCGAAGGTGCGCGCCAAATTTGGCGGCGGCTACGTCGGCGCCAACCTGTATCCGCAAGGCGAAGCCTTGGGTCAGGAAGCCATTCGCACGCTTGGCCTGAAGAAAGGCGACACTGCGCTGGTGTTCGGCGCGTGGGGGCAACCCGGCCGCTTCATCCGCGAACAAGGCACCGCCGACGCCCTGATCAAAGCTGGGATGAAAGTGATCACCGTGGCCAGCCCACCTGCTGTGGCGACCGACCCCGGATTGCTCATCCCGCAAATCACCGGGGCGTTTGGCAAGAACCCCAACATCAAGCTCATCGTGTATGCCGGCGGCCAGACGCTGGGCGCAGCGCCAACCTACATGCGCGCCATCAACAAGAAGCCCGGTGAGGTGTTCAACATCGGCTTCGACACCAGCCCGGCCATCATCGACGCCTTCGACAAGGGCTACGTGCAGCTCACCTCCGACCAGCAGCCCTTCTTGCAAGGCTACCTGCCGATCCAAAGCATATGCTTGACCAAGAAGTTCGGCTTCGCTCCGCTCAACGTGGACACCGGCGCTGGCTTCGTCAACGCCAAGAACTACAAGAGCGTCGCCGACCTGGCCAAGAAGGGGCTGCGGTGATGCAGCGCATCCGGCGCGGCGCATAGCCGTCTATGCATACGACGCGTCGCGCATCCCGTATCTGTGTGCTCGACAGGGGTGCGCGACGCGCGATATGCGATATGGGATACACCCATGGCCAGTCCATTCATCGAACTGAAGAACATCTACAAGTCGTATGGCAACGTCAACGCCCTAAACGGCGTCAACCTCACCATTGAGGAAGGCCGCGTGCTGGGGCTGATCGGCGACAATGGCGCAGGCAAGTCCACGCTCATCAAGCTGATCGCCGGCGTGCACGGCCCCGACCGCGGCGAGATGTGGGTGCGGGGTAAGAAGGTGACGCACTGGTCCGTTGCCCAAGCGCGCGCCGCCGGCATCGAGACCGTGTTCCAGGACCGCGCGCTGGCCGAACAACAAAGCATCGCGCGCAACATCTTCATGGGCCGCGAACTGACCAACGCGCTGGGATTGATTGATGTGAAGCGCCAACGCGAAGAGGCGGAGCGGCTGATGCGCGATATCGGCTTCACCTCGAAGGTGTTCTCGCCGGATTCGCGGGTCCTGACGCTCTCCGGCGGTGAACGCCAAGGCGTGGCCATCGCACGCGCCATCTACTTCAAAGCGCAACTGGTCATCTTGGACGAACCTACGACGGCGCTATCGCTGACCGAATCCGAAAAGGTGTTTGCGTTCATCCGCGAACTGCGCGCTCGCGGCGCGGCCAGCATCTTCATCAGCCACAACATTTATCACAGCTACGACGTCTCCGACTACTTCGCCATCCTCGACCGCGGCACCATCGTCTACACGGCGGACAAATCAGAGGTGCCTGCGGCCGAGGTATTGATTCGCAAGCTGCAGACGGTCGCACGGCATGGGACGCTCGACGTCGCGCATTGACCGAGGTGATGCATGGAAGCAACTGCCGTTTCTCCTAAAACTCACGATCGCAGCGCCGTTCGCGCGTGGCTGGACCAAAATCGCCGCGGCCTGAGCGCGTTCGCCATCTTCCTCGGGCTGTGGGCCTTTTTCTTGATCACGGCGCCCGGCACGTTCACCGATCCACAAGCCTACCGCGCGATCTTCACCACCCTCCCCATCGACATCATCCTGGCAGCCTCGCTGGTCTTCGTCATCACCTCCGGTGAGAGCGACCTTTCCTTCCCCTCAGTCTTTGGCTTAGCCTCGTATGTGTTCGCCCTGCTGGTATCGAATGAGGTCTCGCCGGTGATCGCCTTGATCGCTGCGCTGATCGCCGGCATCATCTGCGGACTGCTCAACGGGCTGCTGATCACGCGCATCGGCCTCTCCTCGCTGGTAGCCACCTTGGGCATGAACTTCTTCCTGCGCGGCCTGATCAACGTGCTCACCCAAGGCATCGGCATTCCGTTGACGATGATGGTGGACACGCCGTTTTACAACGTCCTGGTCGGTCAGATCGGCGAGATCCCGATCATGGTCATCTGGGCTGCATTGGTGTTAGCGATCTGCGTCGTGCTGTTCAATCGTCACAAGCTGGGCGCCCATGTCGCCATCGTGGGCGATAACCCGGAAAGCGCCAAGGAGATGGGCATCAGCGTCGCGCGCACAAAGACCCTCGCCTACGTCATCGTCGGCCTGTGCGCCGCCTTCGCCGGCGTGCTGTCGTCGCTGGTCAACAACACCTGGTGGCCGACGGCCGGCGACGGTTACTTGCTGCGCACGCTGGCCGCAGTGTTCATCGGCGGCACCCCCACTTGGGGCGGCGTTGGCACCGTGATCGGCGCAATGTTTGGCGCCATGTCGGTCGGCTTTATCGAGACCGGGCTGATCGGTGCCGGCCTCACCGCCTTCTGGACGCAGTTCGCCTACGGCCTGGTGATCATCCTCGCCCTCATCGGCCACCGCTTCAACCAGGGACGTTATCGCTAAACAACGGACTCACGCTCAATGGACACTTTCTCCCGAGACGGGCAAGCGCTCGTCGTGCGCTTTGCCGAAGAAACCGTGCGCATCGAACCGTGGGGGGCAAACGCTCTGCGCGTGCGCGCCACGCCGAACTCATCTTTCACCAGCGATCAGCTCTCCGCGCTGTTGCCGCCGATGCCCACATCCGTGGACGTGCGCATCGAGGGCAATCGCGCCGTCGTGCGCAACGGCCGCATCGCGGCCGAGGTTATCGTGCGCAAGCCGCTGGATTGGGTAGATGCCAGCGGCATGGACATCGGCCTGCGCTTCCTGAACGCCGAGACAGGGGAGGAGCTGCTGGCCGAGGCCTCCTACCATCCCTCCTGGCCGCCGCCGCGCTACTTCCGCTCAGTGGGCGATGACCTCTGGCGATTAGAGGCGCGCTTCCGCGCCTACGCAGGCGAGCGCTTCTACGGATTGGGCCAGCACCAACACGGCTTACTCAACCAGAAAGGCGCAGTCGTCGAGCTGCTTCAACAGAACGGCGAGGTCAGCATCCCCTTCTTGCTCAGCAGCCGTGGCTACGGCTTTCTGTGGAACAACCCGGCAGTGGGACGCGTTGAACTGGGCACCAACGGCACCCGTTGGACTGCCGAAGCAACGGCGCAACTCGACTATTGGATCACCGCCGGCGCCACCCCCGCCGAGATCGTGCGCAACTACACCGCGGTGACGGGTCGCGCACCGATGCTGCCGGAATTCGCATCCGGCTTCTGGCAGTGCAAGCTGCGCTATCGCACCCAGGATGAGCTGCTCCGCGTCGCCCGTGGCTACAAAGAGCGTGGCTTGCCGCTTTCGGTCATCGTGATTGATTTCTTTCACTGGACCAAATACGGCGACTGGCGGTTCGACCCGAACTGCTGGCCCGACCCCGCCGGCATGGTGCGCGAGCTGGAACAGATGGGGGTGAAGACGATGGTGAGCGTTTGGCCGGCGCTCAACCCTGACAGCGAGAATTTCCAGCGCGCCATGCGCGCCGGATGGCTGCTGCGCACCCTGCGCGGCCAACCTGCCCACATGAACTTCCGCGACCAATACACCGATGCCCGCGTGTACCTCGCCTACTACGACGCCACCCACCCTGAAGCACGTCGTTTCATCTGGGAGCAGGTCAAACAAGGCTACTACGATCACGGCATCAAGGTGTACTGGCTGGATGCCTGCGAGCCGGAAATGTATCCGGTGCAATACGACAACCTGCGCTACTACGTCGGCGATGGGCGCGCGGTGGCCAACCTCTACCCCCTCTGCCACGCGCAGGCCTTCTATGAAGGGATGCGCGCACAAAACGAAACCGACATCATCTTCTTGGCGCGCTCCGCATGGGCCGGCAGTCAACGCTACGGCGCCGCCGTGTGGAGCGGCGACATTCAATCCACCTGGGACGCCCTGCAAGCCCAGGTGCGCGCCGGGCTGAACATCGGCCTCAGCGGCATCCCGTGGTGGACGACCGACATCGGCGGTTTCTACGGCGGCGACGTGACATCCGACTACTTCCGCGAGCTGATCGTGCGCTGGTTTCAGTATGGGGCGTTTTGCCCGCTCTTTCGGCTTCACGGTTACCGCCTGCCCTACAGCGACATCACCGCCAGCGGCGGCCCGAACGAAGTGTGGGAGTTCGGCGAGCGCGCCTACCGCATCGTCCGCGACGTGATGTTCATGCGCGAGCGACTGCGCCCATACGTGATGCGCCTGATGCGCGAGGCCCACGAACACGGCGACCCGCCCATGCGCCCGCTGTTCTACGACTTTCCGGCAGACGCCGACGCCTGGGCCGTGGAGGATGCTTACATGTTCGGCCCCGATCTACTGGTCGCGCCGGTGCTGCATCCCAGCACCGCGCAGCGCGAGGTGTATCTGCCGGACGGCGCGCACTGGACCGACGCTTGGAACGGCCAAACGTTCGCCGGCGGCCAAGCGGTCCGCGTTGACGCGCCGCTGGAGCGCATTCCGCTTTTCCTGCGCGACGATGCCCGCTTACCCATCCGGACGTGACACCATCACCACCAGCCATTCACCCAAGCGCCCCAACTATGAAAATCACCGCCATCAAAACCTGCGTGGTCAACGCCGAGATGCGCAACTGGGTATTCGTCAAAGTGGAGACCGATCAGCCTGGCCTCTTCGGTTGGGGCGAAGCGTCGCTAGAATGGAAGACGCGCGCGGTCGTCGGCGCCATTGAAGACTTCGCCCCGATGCTGATCGGCGAGGACCCCCAGCGCATCGAGTTCCTCTATCAGAAGATGTATCGCCAGAGCTTCTGGCGCGTCGGCGTGATCGGCCTGAGCGCGATCAGCGGGATCGAGCAGGCTTTGTGGGACATTCGCGGCAAGATGCTCGGCGTGCCGGTCTATCAACTGTTGGGTGGCCGGGTGCGCGACAAGGTGCGCATGTACACCCACCTCGGCGGCGGGGACATGCGCGCCGTGTATGAAACACAATACAGCGCCGACCCCCAACCGTTCATAGACCTGGCCCTGGAAGTCGTAGCGCGCGGCTACACTGCCGTGAAAGTGCTGATCACGCCGCCAACCGAGACGCTCAATAGCATCGCTGCATATCGCTACGCCGAGCGCATGATGGCCGCCATCCGCGAAGCCGTGGGCGAAGGGGTGGACATCATGATTGACTGCCACGGCCGGCACAGCGTGGCCAACGCCATCGAGTTCTGCCGCGTGCTCGCACCGTATCGTCCCCTTTTCATCGAGGAGCCGGTGCCGCCGGAGAACGTGGATGCCTTGGCCGAGGTGCGCCGCGCATCACCCGTGCCCATCGCCACCGGCGAGCGGCGCGTGACGCGCTTCGAGTTCCGCGAGCTGTTCGAGAAGCAAGCGTGCCACGTGATCCAGCCCGACTTGTGCCACTGCGGTGGGCTGTGGGAAGCCAAGAAGATCGCCGCGATGGCTGAGGCGTATTACATCGGCGTCGCGCCGCATAACCCGCTCGGGCCGGTGGCAAACGCTGCAGCGTTGCATTTCGCGCTCAGCACACCGAACTTCCTGATTCAAGAAGACATGCTCACCGATGTGCCATGGCGGTTCGACGTGGTGAAGCATACGCTCAGGACGGAGAACGGTTACTGGCTGCCCACCGACGCACCGGGCCTTGGCATTGAGGTTGATGAAGAAGCGGCTAAGAAACATCCGTTCAAGCAGGAGATCATCCACGCGACCACCGTGCGCGCACACGACGGCGCAATCCTGGACTGGTAGCGCATGGCGGGCGCATAGGAGAAGCGATTCATGAGCAACCTGAACTTATCGAACAAGGTCATTCTGATCACCGGCGGCGCCGGCGCAATCGGTCAAGTGATCGTGCGCAAGCTGCTGGAGCACGGCGCGACGGTGGCCGTTAACGACATACTGTCGCAAGAAGAGGCCGAGGCCGTCCTGCCCAAGTCTGAGCACCTGCGCTACTTCCAGGCCGACGCTGCTCACGCCGCGTCGGTGGCGGCGATGTTCGATGCTGTCGAATCGGCACTGGGCCTGCCCAACGTGGTATGTTGTCACGCCGGCATGGTAGCCGCCCATCCGGTCACTGCGTACCCGCTGAGCGAATATGACAAACTGATGGAGGTCAACGTGCGCGCAGCATTCGTAGTAGCACAGGAAGCAGCGCGACGCTGGATCCCGCGCGGCGTGGCCGGCCACCTGATCTTCACCACTTCGTGGGTGCAAGACGTCCCCTGGCCGGAGATCACGCCCTACACCATGAGCAAAAGCGCCATGAAAGCCATGATGCGCGGCTTCGCGCGCGAACTGGCCGACAAGGGCATCCGCGCCAACGCCGTCGCGCCGGGCATCGTCGGCGTGGGCCTGGCCAAGCGACAGTGGGACACCGACCCCAGCTACCGCGCGCGCGCCTCAAAGGCCATTCCGTTGGGCTATTTGCAGACGCCGGAAAGCGTAGCCGATGCGTTCGTCTTCCTATGCTCCGACATGGCCAGTTATATGACCGGCGCGACGCTGCTGGTGGACGGCGGATGTAGCCTATATCCGATGGATTGAGGATGAATTGAAATTAACGATGAAGAAACTCTCTCGACATGCGACGAACGCCGGGCCGCGATGGATGCTGGATGGTCAACCGCTCGTTGCGAGCTTTAC from Candidatus Roseilinea sp. includes these protein-coding regions:
- a CDS encoding sugar ABC transporter substrate-binding protein, which encodes MTVVRKPALWASALLVGALAATTFAASPAQAADPQQGGAKWCQGVRIRFFVGGDPGDAFASIVYKGAQQAEADLGPKVEYVFSGWQPEKMVSQLRDAIAAKPDGIAMMGHAGDDAIMPLAEQASKAGIIMMYQNVDVPKVRAKFGGGYVGANLYPQGEALGQEAIRTLGLKKGDTALVFGAWGQPGRFIREQGTADALIKAGMKVITVASPPAVATDPGLLIPQITGAFGKNPNIKLIVYAGGQTLGAAPTYMRAINKKPGEVFNIGFDTSPAIIDAFDKGYVQLTSDQQPFLQGYLPIQSICLTKKFGFAPLNVDTGAGFVNAKNYKSVADLAKKGLR
- a CDS encoding sugar ABC transporter ATPase, with the protein product MASPFIELKNIYKSYGNVNALNGVNLTIEEGRVLGLIGDNGAGKSTLIKLIAGVHGPDRGEMWVRGKKVTHWSVAQARAAGIETVFQDRALAEQQSIARNIFMGRELTNALGLIDVKRQREEAERLMRDIGFTSKVFSPDSRVLTLSGGERQGVAIARAIYFKAQLVILDEPTTALSLTESEKVFAFIRELRARGAASIFISHNIYHSYDVSDYFAILDRGTIVYTADKSEVPAAEVLIRKLQTVARHGTLDVAH
- a CDS encoding ribose ABC transporter permease, with product MEATAVSPKTHDRSAVRAWLDQNRRGLSAFAIFLGLWAFFLITAPGTFTDPQAYRAIFTTLPIDIILAASLVFVITSGESDLSFPSVFGLASYVFALLVSNEVSPVIALIAALIAGIICGLLNGLLITRIGLSSLVATLGMNFFLRGLINVLTQGIGIPLTMMVDTPFYNVLVGQIGEIPIMVIWAALVLAICVVLFNRHKLGAHVAIVGDNPESAKEMGISVARTKTLAYVIVGLCAAFAGVLSSLVNNTWWPTAGDGYLLRTLAAVFIGGTPTWGGVGTVIGAMFGAMSVGFIETGLIGAGLTAFWTQFAYGLVIILALIGHRFNQGRYR
- the yicI gene encoding family 31 glucosidase; protein product: MDTFSRDGQALVVRFAEETVRIEPWGANALRVRATPNSSFTSDQLSALLPPMPTSVDVRIEGNRAVVRNGRIAAEVIVRKPLDWVDASGMDIGLRFLNAETGEELLAEASYHPSWPPPRYFRSVGDDLWRLEARFRAYAGERFYGLGQHQHGLLNQKGAVVELLQQNGEVSIPFLLSSRGYGFLWNNPAVGRVELGTNGTRWTAEATAQLDYWITAGATPAEIVRNYTAVTGRAPMLPEFASGFWQCKLRYRTQDELLRVARGYKERGLPLSVIVIDFFHWTKYGDWRFDPNCWPDPAGMVRELEQMGVKTMVSVWPALNPDSENFQRAMRAGWLLRTLRGQPAHMNFRDQYTDARVYLAYYDATHPEARRFIWEQVKQGYYDHGIKVYWLDACEPEMYPVQYDNLRYYVGDGRAVANLYPLCHAQAFYEGMRAQNETDIIFLARSAWAGSQRYGAAVWSGDIQSTWDALQAQVRAGLNIGLSGIPWWTTDIGGFYGGDVTSDYFRELIVRWFQYGAFCPLFRLHGYRLPYSDITASGGPNEVWEFGERAYRIVRDVMFMRERLRPYVMRLMREAHEHGDPPMRPLFYDFPADADAWAVEDAYMFGPDLLVAPVLHPSTAQREVYLPDGAHWTDAWNGQTFAGGQAVRVDAPLERIPLFLRDDARLPIRT
- a CDS encoding galactonate dehydratase; translation: MKITAIKTCVVNAEMRNWVFVKVETDQPGLFGWGEASLEWKTRAVVGAIEDFAPMLIGEDPQRIEFLYQKMYRQSFWRVGVIGLSAISGIEQALWDIRGKMLGVPVYQLLGGRVRDKVRMYTHLGGGDMRAVYETQYSADPQPFIDLALEVVARGYTAVKVLITPPTETLNSIAAYRYAERMMAAIREAVGEGVDIMIDCHGRHSVANAIEFCRVLAPYRPLFIEEPVPPENVDALAEVRRASPVPIATGERRVTRFEFRELFEKQACHVIQPDLCHCGGLWEAKKIAAMAEAYYIGVAPHNPLGPVANAAALHFALSTPNFLIQEDMLTDVPWRFDVVKHTLRTENGYWLPTDAPGLGIEVDEEAAKKHPFKQEIIHATTVRAHDGAILDW
- the gdh gene encoding glucose-1-dehydrogenase, whose product is MSNLNLSNKVILITGGAGAIGQVIVRKLLEHGATVAVNDILSQEEAEAVLPKSEHLRYFQADAAHAASVAAMFDAVESALGLPNVVCCHAGMVAAHPVTAYPLSEYDKLMEVNVRAAFVVAQEAARRWIPRGVAGHLIFTTSWVQDVPWPEITPYTMSKSAMKAMMRGFARELADKGIRANAVAPGIVGVGLAKRQWDTDPSYRARASKAIPLGYLQTPESVADAFVFLCSDMASYMTGATLLVDGGCSLYPMD